The Limnochorda sp. LNt genome includes a region encoding these proteins:
- a CDS encoding FapA family protein, with the protein MGTDAVEDVAQAPGSPRPTLLAVRGGRVEVIPGDPDGPRPVVEPGGHVKVWVNGALLQRSRLVEPTDTVVAEPDATEPRLSLAVRVSDDAMKAYLTVERSAGRRYQLVDAPPTLQLRVQARPVEEVPAPLPTAESVNKALEQAQVRFGVKAEAIEQAVTDPPPTPILVAEGQPPVPPRDGRFTICFEERQAPALDPEAERIDLFERGAVTWVEPGAVLARIEPPQEGVPGMDVRGRPVAVPRARPVTLKAGKGCRLTDDGTQIVATEPGRPHLSGQTLAVLPVYEVKGDAAVGAGHIRFAGDVHVRGDVLEGLEVQAGGEVRVGGLVSHARVTAGGSVSVGRTIISSKVEAGGHAAALNDVLPVLAPLSTQVQSLVEAARELRRQVAERAGEGDGSRSYPAGLPVSEGELLKRLIERKFWELPRLARRLAALGERIDTLRAGARRLAERTAQVLVGAGPLRVTLREMEEVAAELRQLMDLLEGFSTQEADIVAYSIQNAHLEASGRIVIRGSGAFNSTLLAGRGLDARRGVIRGGMVTVAEGDVLARELGGPTGVPTTVVVARRGKVLATLVYPRVTVSIGGQKHVFRDPARALRAYLDAEGKLCVEHFKVHPDAGPLADAPGSDERPASDAGAAR; encoded by the coding sequence ATGGGCACCGACGCCGTCGAGGATGTCGCTCAGGCGCCCGGATCGCCGAGGCCGACGCTCCTGGCGGTCCGAGGGGGCCGGGTGGAGGTGATCCCCGGCGATCCCGACGGGCCTCGCCCCGTCGTGGAGCCCGGGGGGCACGTCAAGGTCTGGGTCAACGGCGCCCTGCTCCAGCGCTCGCGCCTGGTGGAGCCGACCGACACGGTGGTGGCCGAGCCCGACGCGACCGAGCCGCGCCTCTCGCTGGCCGTCCGGGTCTCGGACGACGCGATGAAGGCCTACCTGACCGTGGAGCGGTCGGCAGGCCGGCGCTACCAACTGGTGGACGCGCCGCCGACCCTGCAGCTGCGGGTGCAGGCGCGGCCGGTCGAGGAGGTGCCGGCCCCCCTTCCCACGGCAGAGAGCGTCAACAAGGCCCTGGAGCAGGCCCAGGTGCGCTTCGGCGTCAAGGCCGAGGCCATCGAGCAAGCGGTAACGGACCCACCCCCGACCCCCATCCTGGTGGCCGAGGGACAGCCGCCCGTACCGCCCCGTGACGGGCGCTTCACCATCTGCTTCGAGGAGCGCCAGGCACCCGCGCTCGACCCGGAGGCGGAACGCATCGACCTGTTCGAGCGGGGGGCGGTCACCTGGGTGGAGCCCGGGGCCGTGCTGGCGCGCATCGAGCCCCCCCAGGAGGGGGTGCCGGGCATGGACGTCCGAGGCCGTCCCGTGGCCGTACCCCGTGCTCGCCCGGTCACGCTCAAGGCGGGCAAGGGATGTCGCCTCACCGACGACGGCACCCAAATCGTCGCCACCGAACCCGGCCGTCCCCACCTGTCGGGGCAGACACTGGCGGTGCTACCGGTCTACGAGGTGAAGGGCGACGCCGCCGTGGGGGCGGGCCACATCCGCTTCGCGGGAGACGTCCACGTGCGGGGCGACGTCCTGGAGGGCCTGGAGGTGCAGGCGGGGGGCGAGGTGAGAGTCGGCGGCCTGGTGAGCCATGCGCGGGTGACGGCGGGGGGCTCCGTCTCCGTTGGCCGCACCATCATCTCCAGCAAGGTGGAGGCCGGCGGCCATGCCGCCGCGCTCAACGACGTGCTGCCGGTGCTGGCTCCGCTGTCGACCCAGGTCCAGTCGCTGGTCGAGGCGGCCCGGGAGCTGCGGCGTCAAGTCGCCGAGCGGGCGGGTGAGGGGGATGGCTCCCGCTCCTACCCGGCAGGGCTGCCCGTCAGCGAGGGCGAGCTGTTGAAGCGGCTCATCGAGCGCAAGTTTTGGGAGCTCCCCCGCCTGGCCCGGCGTCTCGCCGCGCTGGGAGAGCGCATCGACACGCTACGAGCCGGAGCCCGCCGCCTCGCGGAGCGCACCGCCCAGGTGCTGGTGGGTGCGGGCCCCCTGCGGGTGACGCTGCGGGAGATGGAGGAGGTGGCCGCCGAGCTCCGGCAGCTGATGGACCTCCTGGAGGGCTTCTCGACGCAGGAGGCCGACATCGTCGCCTACAGCATCCAGAATGCCCACCTGGAGGCGAGCGGTCGGATCGTCATCCGCGGCTCCGGCGCCTTCAACTCCACGTTGCTGGCCGGCCGCGGCCTGGACGCGCGCCGGGGCGTCATCCGGGGCGGGATGGTCACCGTGGCCGAGGGTGACGTGCTGGCGCGGGAGCTGGGCGGCCCGACGGGGGTGCCCACCACGGTGGTGGTGGCGCGTCGCGGCAAGGTGCTGGCCACCCTCGTCTACCCCCGCGTCACGGTCAGCATCGGCGGGCAAAAGCACGTCTTCCGCGACCCGGCCAGGGCATTGCGGGCGTACCTGGATGCCGAGGGCAAGCTGTGCGTCGAGCACTTCAAGGTCCACCCCGATGCCGGCCCGCTGGCCGACGCCCCTGGCTCCGACGAAAGGCCGGCATCCGATGCCGGCGCGGCACGCTGA
- a CDS encoding CheB methylesterase domain-containing protein, with amino-acid sequence MVAIGASTGGPRALEVLVRALPAGLPVALLVTQHMPRGFTAPLARRLSDAGRIPFFEGYEGAPLEEGVGFVAPAGWHLTVGADGRLHLDDGPPVHHVRPAVDVMLRSVARRFGPDALAVILTGMGTDGVDGARAIRAAGGRCFAQEPASAAAPSMPGAVVREGLAECVAPLEQLAGAVVQWALGRPAGHGRGKG; translated from the coding sequence GTGGTGGCCATCGGTGCCTCGACGGGCGGGCCCCGAGCGCTGGAGGTGCTGGTGCGAGCGCTGCCCGCCGGGCTGCCCGTCGCCCTGCTGGTGACGCAGCACATGCCGCGAGGCTTCACGGCGCCGCTGGCGCGGCGGCTGTCCGATGCGGGTCGCATCCCGTTTTTCGAGGGTTACGAGGGCGCGCCCCTGGAGGAGGGGGTCGGCTTCGTGGCGCCTGCGGGGTGGCACCTGACGGTGGGAGCCGACGGGCGCCTGCATCTGGACGACGGCCCGCCCGTGCACCATGTGCGCCCGGCCGTCGACGTGATGCTGCGGTCGGTGGCCCGGCGCTTCGGGCCCGACGCCCTGGCCGTCATCCTGACGGGGATGGGGACCGACGGCGTGGACGGCGCCCGCGCCATCCGGGCGGCGGGGGGCCGCTGCTTCGCACAGGAGCCGGCCAGCGCCGCCGCTCCCAGCATGCCAGGGGCCGTGGTGAGGGAGGGCCTGGCCGAGTGCGTGGCACCGCTGGAGCAGCTGGCCGGAGCGGTGGTGCAGTGGGCCCTCGGCAGACCGGCCGGCCACGGCCGGGGGAAGGGGTGA